AATACACGAGTAACCCACGCCACCTTCGGCAATAGATGTGCCGTATTCCGTGCCTTGCTTGTTTGAGACCGTACCCGAGCCTACGATAGCACCCGCCGACAATGGGCGAGTTTTGGCAGCATGCGCGACCAACTCAGGAAACTCAAACGTCATATCCACACCAGCATTCGGACAACCAAATGCTTGGTCATTATAGAATGACAATAGAGGCAGAGTGACTTTACCGCCATCCCATGCGTCACCTAATTCGTCAGGTGTTACGGCTACTGGAGAAAATACCGAGGAAGGTTTTGACTGGAAGAAGCCGAAGCCTTTTGCCAACTCATTCGGAATCAAACCACGCAGTGAGACATCATTCACCAACATCAATAAGCGAATCGAACTCGCCGCTTCTTCTGAAGTCACGCCCATAGGGACATCGTCGGTAATCACTGCGACTTCCCCTTCAAAATCAATACCCCATTCTTCACTGCCCAAAGGAATATTGTCTTGAGGTCCGATAAACGCATCCGATCCGCCTTGATACATAAGAGGATCGGTCCAAAAACTGG
This window of the Vibrio neptunius genome carries:
- a CDS encoding fumarylacetoacetate hydrolase family protein, producing the protein MKLATLKNDTRDGQLVVVSKDLTKCTAVPDIATTLQSALDQWSKVEPQLAEVYQALNEGQLVTEIPFEQSQCESPLPRAYQWADGSAYVNHVELVRKARGAEMPASFWTDPLMYQGGSDAFIGPQDNIPLGSEEWGIDFEGEVAVITDDVPMGVTSEEAASSIRLLMLVNDVSLRGLIPNELAKGFGFFQSKPSSVFSPVAVTPDELGDAWDGGKVTLPLLSFYNDQAFGCPNAGVDMTFEFPELVAHAAKTRPLSAGAIVGSGTVSNKQGTEYGTSIAEGGVGYSCIAEVRMIETIRDGKPSTSFMKFGDRIKIEMKDKFGASIFGSINQKVVKY